Within Longimicrobium sp., the genomic segment TCCCGGCTGCCCGGCTTCTCAAGGACCCCGGCGTGTTCAACCCGGGGCCGTGGTACCTGGGCGCCGTCTCGTACTTCGGGATCGCGCTGTGGACCGCCGCATGCGCGGTGACGCTGTTCTCGCGCACCCTCCTGAGGAACGACGAGAACGCGGAGCTCCGCCGCTTCCTGCTGGCTTCAGGGCTGCTCTCCGCGCTGCTGGGGACCGACGACCTGTTCATGCTCCACGACACCATCGCCCCACAGCTCCTGGGGATCTCCGAGAAGGCGGTGATCGGCGTCTACGGGCTCCTCGGCCTCGCCTACGCGATCCGCTTCCGCTCGCTGATCCTGCGCACCGAGCTGCTGCTGCTGGTCTCGGCCATCGCCTTCTTCGGCCTCTCGGTGTGCGTGGACGTCCTGGACGCGGACGACGCCCGCCTCCTGCTGGTGGAGGACGGCGCGAAGCTGGCGGGGATCACGCAGTGGTTCAGCTACCTCGCCTCAACCTCGGCCGCGGCCATCCGCGGCACGCTCGGCGCGGCCGGGCGGCACGGCGAGCCGGAGCTCCCGGAGCACGCGGCGACCGCCGCCCTCTGAGACCGGTTCCCTGGCGGTTCAGGGAGTTTGCTTCTGAACCGCCTTCGCCCTACAGCACCACCTCGAGCTCGTGAGCCGCGCCGGCCTTCCAGTCCACCATCGGCAGGGTGGAGGCGCCGGCGAGGCTTTCGCCGCAGGAGAGGAGGTCGTCCATCAGCTGGCGGACGCCGTCTTCCAGCTTCAGAGTCGGGATGCCGGTCTGGCGCAGGCGCAGGTTGCGCGCGGGCCCGCCGCGGCTGGGACGCTCCAGCTCGTGGCGCGGGTCCAGCTTGTGGCACAGCTCCACCTCGATCCCGCGTTCCGCCGCCAGCCGCTGCACCAGGTGCGCGATCTCCAGCACGGTGGTGCGCGTCTCGACCGCCTGGTTGATCACCCGGTGCTCGCCGGCGGCGGCGGGGTGCTCGATCCAGTAGGAGAGCGCCGCGATGGTGTCCTGCAGCGCGATCAGCCCCGTGCTGGCGGTGCCGCCGGCGTGCACGGTGAGCGGCGTGCCGCGGACGGCCTGCGCCACGAAGCGGTTGAGCACCGATCCGAACACGGGGTCGCAGTCGAAGCGCGTGGCCAGCTGCGGATGCTCGCGCGAAAGCGGGGTCGACACGCCGTACACCACGCTCTGCATCACGTCCGTGGAGGCGAGGCCCCACACGCGGCACGCCATCGACAGGAAGTTGGTGTCGTTGATCTTGGTGATGTGGTACACGTCGTCCGCTTCGCGCGGAAAGGGGACGGGGCGGCAGGTCTCCTCGCCGTCCAGCGTCGCCTCCACGTACCCCTCGCCCAGCGACACGCCGCACTGCGCGTACTCGCCCATGCTCCCCATCTTCACCAGGTGCGTCTCCGGCG encodes:
- a CDS encoding NAD-dependent epimerase/dehydratase family protein; this translates as MSIIVLGADGYLGWALTSHLAMTVKEPILAVDDLSKRRRVAASGHESAIPVLPFNERIRQLRRVTGRRDVAGIEAGVVDCVDELVRGTRPRAVVHLAQIPSAPFSMQSFAAARETLENNEVGNLAVLFALRDRSPETHLVKMGSMGEYAQCGVSLGEGYVEATLDGEETCRPVPFPREADDVYHITKINDTNFLSMACRVWGLASTDVMQSVVYGVSTPLSREHPQLATRFDCDPVFGSVLNRFVAQAVRGTPLTVHAGGTASTGLIALQDTIAALSYWIEHPAAAGEHRVINQAVETRTTVLEIAHLVQRLAAERGIEVELCHKLDPRHELERPSRGGPARNLRLRQTGIPTLKLEDGVRQLMDDLLSCGESLAGASTLPMVDWKAGAAHELEVVL